The DNA sequence CAGAGACCTAAAATTTCTAATATGTTTTCATTGGCACTCATAAAACATCCTTAAATTTTTATGCTTAATTATGAAAAACCTGTTTGATTAAATATTTATAGATTAATTAAAATACTCTTTGCAATAATTTTGTAATATAACTGTAAATCGGGAGAAGATTCTCCCGATTTACTAATTTACATTTTTATTCAAAAAGACTTTTTAGCTCATTAGGTGGCTCTGACATTAATGACTTTTTCCAACCATCAAGTAAATTATCTTTTGTGATTTTAAAATAATCTACAGTAACAAAAGCTGGCGTTTCTTTTTCCAATATTCCATAAACACTGCACATAGCCATTGCTTCACCTATCTGATAAGGATAATCAGCTACTATCCCATAAACATTCTGCCCTTTTGCCATATCTATAGCACTTTCAAGGCCTATATCAATTGTAATAACTTTTACATCCTGCCTGTTTGCTTCTCTTAGTGCTGCAAGAACTCCACCCATTGCATTGTCAGTAACAACATATAAGCCTTCTATTTCAGGATTGGTTACAAGCATTCCAGCGATAATCTCATTAGCTTTTGAATAATCAGCTATTCCTGCTTCTGCAACTATTTCAATTTCAGGATATTTTTCCTGTATGGCTTTCTTAAAGGAACCGTCTCTTTGTTCTGTCACCCACATACCCATGTCGCCGTACAAGAAACCAATTTTCCCTTTTCCGCCAAGAGCTTCTGACATCATCTCTGCACAGGCAAGACCCATACCGACATTATCATCCCCTACAACACCTGCATAGTCTTCACCAAGCTTGTACCCATTAGGCACATTGCTTAAAAAAGATAGCTGAAGACCAGCATCTACAGCAGATCTAAATGCTTCGCTGGCTGATACGGGATCTAGTGCCAAAGCCATTAGAATCTTTGGATTCAAGGCTAATAAGGTTTCTATATTGTCTTTTACTTTTGCAACATCAACACCCGTATCCACACTACCGACAACATCAATATTCAAGTCTTCAAAAACAGACTTAGCTCCTGATTCTATTGCATCAAAAAAAACATGGCCACTGAACCACATAAATGTTGCACCATAATTTTCTTTTTTTATTGTTTCTTTTTCTTCATCAGTCAATACCAGATTGGCATCTTTAAAACTAACGGCCGGCTCACCATTAGGTCCTGTAGAAACCCATTCATCTGTGGTTTCTGTTTCTGCAGCCTGTGTTGTCTCAGTTGCGGTTGTTTCTGCAGCCTGTGTTGTCTCAGTTGCGGTTGTCGGTGAACAGCCAATAATTAGCACAAATACGGATAATACCAATCCAATAACTAAAAATAACTTAATTTTCTTCATTAACTCTACTCCTTTCTCTTTTACATTTTAGCTGACAATCAAATCTCAATTAACATCCTATGGGCTTTGTTAATTGATAATTATTTTGTGAAACTATTATTTCCACAAATAGAACAGTTAAAAAAATAAATAATTAACCAAACACCTCCTTTCTTTTAAAAAAATATTAGTGTTCTGAATTAAACTATATCCAGAGTTTCAATAATTTTTGGCAGCACCCTGATTACTTTGCCATTTGCGTCTCTTACTGCGGGAGCGATACCTAGTCTGTCGCAAATTTCATGCGCATTTGAGATAAACTTACCTTCAATTGAGCCAAAACCTATATAAAGATCACCATCGATAATTATTGCAGGTGCAATATATTTATGAGTCAGATGTATAAGTTCCAGCTTGTTTTCCTCGTCTTTCAGGTTCTTTAGCTCTAAATCAACATCAATTGCTTCAAAGAAAATCTTTGCAATAATGCAGTCAAAGCAACCTTCATCATAAAAAAGTGTAACTTTTGGTTTGTCTTTCATGATTTCTCCTTTTTTATTTTATTGTTTTCTTATTGATAACATTTTTTTTGCAGATTAGGGAAACTGTTGTTTTTAAATGTAACCGTTCTCATTATTATTAAAAAAAATATTAAAATACTTTACTTATATTATTTAGGTGTATAAAATAGTTTCATGGATGTAACCGTTCTCATTAAGAAATATAATATAGAATTTTATCTCAATGTCAAGAAATTTTAATAATTAATTTTCTTTACTGGAATCCGAGGTATGAATGAATATTAAAGATATTGCCAAAATGGCTGGTGTTTCCAAGGCGACTGTTTCAAGAGTATTAAATAATAGTGATGCCGTTGCTCCCCATACTCAAAAAAAAATATTATCAATAATCGATGAGGTCGGTTTCTTCCCCAATCATGTTGCTAGAAGCCTTAAAGTAAAACAAACTAAGACTATCGGGGTTATCGTTCCTGATATAGGAAATCCTTTTTATTTTGAGGTCATAAGAGGAATTGAAAAATTCCTGGATAAAAACGGTTTCAATATAATGCTGTGTAATTCATCATATAATGAAGAAAAAGAATTAAGATATCTGTCATTGTTGGCATCAAAAAAGGTTGACGGAATTATATTAGCTGCTTCCTCTGAAGATTCCAAAAGTTTAAAAAAATTAAGATTATGGAATATTCCATACGTGGTTTTTGACCTTCCTCAGTCTGAAAATATTGATAACTCGGTCTTAATTGATCACAGTTTATGCTCACACATAGGAACAAACTATCTTATAAAAAAGGGCCACAAAAAAATATTAATCATAGATGCCTGTAGGTATATGGCAGAATATTCAAAATACATTAAAGGATATATAAAAGCTCTTAATGAAAATAAAATCAATGTTGACAAAGATCTTATTCAGGAAACCACTCCCGATATAATAGGCGGGTATAACATAATAAAAAAAATGCTGCAAAATAATATTGAGTTTTCAGGCGTTCTTGCAATTTCAGATTTAGTGGCTGTAGGTGTCTATAAGGCTGCAAAAGTATTCGGCAAGTCTATTCCTGAGGATATTTCTGTAATAGGAAATGACGATATCCCTCTTGCTAGATATCTTTGTCCGCCCCTTACAACGATACAGCAACCTAAATTTTTAATAGGACATAGAAGTGCAGAGCTTTTATTGGAAAATATTTACAATAAAAATAATAAAGATAGCTATAAAACAATTTTATTAGATATAAGACTAATAAAAAGAGAGTCGGTAAAAGGAGAGAATCAATGAATTTTGAATTTGCAAAAAAAACATGGCCTGAACTTGAAGACTACATTAAAAAAAATGCTTTGATTATATTACCTGTTGCACAGATAGAAGAACATGGACCGCATCTTCCACTTGGCTGCGATACTTTTATTGGTACTGAGATAGGCAAACTTATAGCCGCCGAATTAGATAAAGATATCCCGACATTATTGATGCCTGCTGTATGGGCAGGCTATTCACCAAAAAAGATGATGAAGTGGCCGGGAACTATGAGGGTCAGAACTAATGTTGTTAAAGATTATGTTCATGATATCCTTGCATCTCTCTGTGAAATGGGTTTTGGTAAAATAGTAATAATAGACTCTCATGGCCAGCATAGAGGTATCCTGGAAATCGCTATAAGAGAAATTGCTGATGAATACAATGTTTATTGTGCTTTAACTAATCCTGTTTCTCTTTTTGCAGAAAAATTTTCAGAAATCAGGAAATCTCCAATAGGTGGCACAACACACGCCTGTGAATATGAAACTTCTTTACTGATGTCTTTCGGATATGATATTGATATGAGTAAGGCATCTGATGACGATATTCTGAAATACAAGTCAGAATATTACACAGCAGATGCATGCGGTATTAAAAAATATTTTATTTCGACCTGGGGTCTTCAGGAGAGCAAAACAGGCATTTACGGAGCTCCTTTGAAATCCAGTAAAGAAACAGGTGATATTCTAATAAGTGAAATAGTAAAAAATTATGTAAAACTGTGTAAGGATTACCATAAAATTAAAACTTTTTAAAGTTTTAATCAAATAATTGAAGTATACCTGTATATAGAAATTCAGGATGGTTGTTTTAACCGAAATACTTAATTGTGTCTGTTTCTTCTGTAGCTCAGAATGTCCATACTTTGGAGGTCAGACCTCCATCAACAACATATACTCACCAGCCATATAAGAAGATTCGCCTGATGCAAGAGATAATGCCGGTCTTACAACCTCTTCAGAATTTATTGCATCAGCTTTTATATATTCTGCTTTTCCACCATTTTGAATAATTTTTTCTTTTAAATTATTTCCATTATCTTTATTTTTGCCAGCAATTATCACAGTTACGCTTTCTCTGAAAACAACTCTGCAGCTATATTGCTCCAATACTCTGTGTTTTTCTTTGAGAATATATGTAACTAATCCTGAACACCACCTATACTAGCTAAAATAGTTGAATATGCTAGCAAATGGGCGGACAGGCCATGAATTGCCCTTATTATGTTGCTGGAGTCAAAACACTATTTCTTGAAAAACTTGCCTCAACTCATCAAATATTTAAAAAGAGATTTTAATACCAAAATGAATTCTAATTTAAAAGCCCCTGTATGATAAGCTCTGTCGCTTCTTCTTCATTAAGACCCCGGGACATAAGAGTTTCCAGCTGTTTTTTATCAACACTGCCAATAGAGGCTTCATGGGTGACATGAGCCGTTGCATTTCTTACCTCAACAATCGGAACAGCGCTTGCCTGGCCATTATCTTTTATGATTTCCTTGCAGTCAACATGTCCTCTTGAATAATCCCCCATAGCAATAAGTTTGTTAAAGATTTCAGCTTTTGCATTATCTCTTACTGCAACTCTTGAAGCAAGCACACCTTTTGAATTGCTACCATTCAGATAACCTGTTTCTCTTATTATAATTCTGTCATTTTCTGTTCCGCTTATCCTTGCTGTCATTTCAAGTACAGAATCAGGTCCGCATTCTGATTCAATGTCCATATCAATAAGCCCAACCCTGCCTTTTACCAGCTCAAATTCAGTTTTGAATTTTGCTTCTTTTTCAAGAACCACTTTTGTTTTGGGAATTACTTTAACTCCGCCTCCGTCACTATGTATATGTCTTTCAAAATATGAATATTTAGATTTTTCATGCAGGTGTATCTTTGCAAACATTTTATGAAGGACGTCTTTTGCAACAGGAAAAACGCAGTGTGCAAGAAGCGATATTGATGCGCCTTTTTCAACTTCAGCATCTATTTCGATATTCTGTACGGCATTTTCTGCAGTAACTCCGAAGCATAGGTGAACCGGTTTTATTATTATTTGATTTTCTTTTACAACAAGTCTGACCTTTACACCATCTTTAATTTTCTCTGCATTTATTTCAATCCCCTCTATAAGATTAGATGAGATAATTTTATCTTTATCTATTACTAATCTTGCAACATTCGGATCGTGCACTATGTCTTTTAGATCAGCTGCTTCATATAATATTTCTTCTTTTAACATCTTTATTTACATGTAATTATCATTATAAATGGGTTGATTTTATAAATTCCTCTCCAGTTTAGAAAAAAGAGGAATATTTTTATGGGCGCAGGAAAGACATTTGTCTTCAAAGTATTTCCTTATTTTGCTTACCTTTCCTTCGTCCAAAAGGGTTCCGCTGCAAAGAAGATAAGCATATTGCGCATTCTTTAATACTTCCAGGCTGTGGGTTATTAATATTATAGTGGCGCCATTGCTGTGAAGATATCTTATGGCTTCAAAGATATTGTCAAGAGAAGCAACATCTATCCCCGAGTCAGGTTCATCAAGTATAACCAGCTCAGGCTGCATGGCTACTATTGAGGCAAGTTCAAACTTTTTTCTTTCTCCTCCGCTGAGACTTTTATCTATAGCCCTGTCTACATATTCCCTGTAATCAATTCCCAGAATCGATAAAGCATTTATGATGCTGTCTTCCTTTTTATCTTTTGAGGACGCCTGCATAAACTGCCTGATTTTAAGACCTTCAAATCTTGCAGGTTCCTGCCAGCCCAGAGTTATTCCAAGTTCTGCCCTCTCAAAAACTCCGAGCTGTTTAAGAGAGAGGCCTTTATAAAAAATATCTCCTTCAAATTCTCTGCAACCTTCAAGACCCATTACAGTAGAAGCAAATGTCGATTTCCCTGCACCATTAGGCCCTACCACAGCATGGATCTCCCCTTTTTTAAAACCTAGGGTGAGGTTGTCCAATATCTTCTTTCCGTTAAAAGAAAGTGTAAGGTTTTCAGTTTTTAACAATGTTTTCATAATGATTCCTATTATACAACATTGCATTTTATATATGATCTGGAATTTTTAAAAGAAATTTAACAAATAATTATAGTTAAAGGAAAAAATCAAAAAACATAAAACTTTATATAAATTATACTAATCCGGTTTTAATATACAGAAAAACATAAAAAATTATTTTTCAAAAATTATTTTTAAACTAAAAAGGAAGGCTGTTTTTAAATCAGCCTTCCTTTTTATTAATTTTAATAAAAGTTCACTTTTTTATGCAGTCTCTTTTTAAACCTTATTTTACCATAAACTTCTCTACAATTGCCTGAGCTACAAAAGCCACTGCAAATAAAACGCTCACAATTATCATCAGGGGATGCACTTCTCTCCATTTGCCTCTTAATAGTTTTATTACCGTATAGCTTATAAAACCAAATCCGATACCGTATGAGATATTATAGGTAAAAGGCATGATGATGATTGTTAAAAATGCAGGTATTCCTACCTCCGCATTCTTAAAATCTATTTTTGAGACTATTGACATCATTAAAAAGCCGACAACAATAAGAGCAGGTGCCGTAACCGGATACTTGAATACTCCTTCCGCAACCTGCACACCTCCACCAATGACTTTAATAAGAGGTGCAAAGAATATTGAAAGCACAAACAATATACCGGTGGTTATTGGCATCAGTCCGGTTCTGCCACCTTCTGACACGCCTGATGCGCTTTCAATATATGTTGTTACAGAGCTTGCCCCGAAAAGACCTCCACCGACTGCTCC is a window from the Actinomycetota bacterium genome containing:
- a CDS encoding ATP-binding cassette domain-containing protein — protein: MKTLLKTENLTLSFNGKKILDNLTLGFKKGEIHAVVGPNGAGKSTFASTVMGLEGCREFEGDIFYKGLSLKQLGVFERAELGITLGWQEPARFEGLKIRQFMQASSKDKKEDSIINALSILGIDYREYVDRAIDKSLSGGERKKFELASIVAMQPELVILDEPDSGIDVASLDNIFEAIRYLHSNGATIILITHSLEVLKNAQYAYLLCSGTLLDEGKVSKIRKYFEDKCLSCAHKNIPLFSKLERNL
- a CDS encoding substrate-binding domain-containing protein; the encoded protein is MKKIKLFLVIGLVLSVFVLIIGCSPTTATETTQAAETTATETTQAAETETTDEWVSTGPNGEPAVSFKDANLVLTDEEKETIKKENYGATFMWFSGHVFFDAIESGAKSVFEDLNIDVVGSVDTGVDVAKVKDNIETLLALNPKILMALALDPVSASEAFRSAVDAGLQLSFLSNVPNGYKLGEDYAGVVGDDNVGMGLACAEMMSEALGGKGKIGFLYGDMGMWVTEQRDGSFKKAIQEKYPEIEIVAEAGIADYSKANEIIAGMLVTNPEIEGLYVVTDNAMGGVLAALREANRQDVKVITIDIGLESAIDMAKGQNVYGIVADYPYQIGEAMAMCSVYGILEKETPAFVTVDYFKITKDNLLDGWKKSLMSEPPNELKSLFE
- a CDS encoding LacI family transcriptional regulator; its protein translation is MNIKDIAKMAGVSKATVSRVLNNSDAVAPHTQKKILSIIDEVGFFPNHVARSLKVKQTKTIGVIVPDIGNPFYFEVIRGIEKFLDKNGFNIMLCNSSYNEEKELRYLSLLASKKVDGIILAASSEDSKSLKKLRLWNIPYVVFDLPQSENIDNSVLIDHSLCSHIGTNYLIKKGHKKILIIDACRYMAEYSKYIKGYIKALNENKINVDKDLIQETTPDIIGGYNIIKKMLQNNIEFSGVLAISDLVAVGVYKAAKVFGKSIPEDISVIGNDDIPLARYLCPPLTTIQQPKFLIGHRSAELLLENIYNKNNKDSYKTILLDIRLIKRESVKGENQ
- a CDS encoding creatininase family protein, with the translated sequence MNFEFAKKTWPELEDYIKKNALIILPVAQIEEHGPHLPLGCDTFIGTEIGKLIAAELDKDIPTLLMPAVWAGYSPKKMMKWPGTMRVRTNVVKDYVHDILASLCEMGFGKIVIIDSHGQHRGILEIAIREIADEYNVYCALTNPVSLFAEKFSEIRKSPIGGTTHACEYETSLLMSFGYDIDMSKASDDDILKYKSEYYTADACGIKKYFISTWGLQESKTGIYGAPLKSSKETGDILISEIVKNYVKLCKDYHKIKTF
- a CDS encoding SufBD protein, with amino-acid sequence MLKEEILYEAADLKDIVHDPNVARLVIDKDKIISSNLIEGIEINAEKIKDGVKVRLVVKENQIIIKPVHLCFGVTAENAVQNIEIDAEVEKGASISLLAHCVFPVAKDVLHKMFAKIHLHEKSKYSYFERHIHSDGGGVKVIPKTKVVLEKEAKFKTEFELVKGRVGLIDMDIESECGPDSVLEMTARISGTENDRIIIRETGYLNGSNSKGVLASRVAVRDNAKAEIFNKLIAMGDYSRGHVDCKEIIKDNGQASAVPIVEVRNATAHVTHEASIGSVDKKQLETLMSRGLNEEEATELIIQGLLN